A genome region from Aliivibrio salmonicida LFI1238 includes the following:
- a CDS encoding GGDEF domain-containing protein, translating to MEPRIYYPHLDWAIVSGISRDELNRPTNTLLYSLLALVLSLITIIGTLLLLLSKRHKKLINILNRDYLTGLYNRGTFHKKVSPLIKSNNKFTPYSIVLLDIDLFKRINDTYGHIVGDKVISIVGKIILQHTHIISSRYGGEEFIFFIRENDEAKVMAFTDKIRQQINNYNALQANITLSAGIATINKPDVLLDDVIEQADKALYYSKNTGRNKITHYKNI from the coding sequence TTGGAACCTAGGATTTACTACCCACATCTTGATTGGGCTATTGTCTCGGGGATATCTCGAGATGAATTAAACCGCCCAACAAACACGCTTCTATACAGCTTACTTGCCTTAGTATTAAGCTTGATTACAATTATTGGAACCCTACTCTTACTTCTGAGTAAGCGTCACAAGAAACTCATTAACATACTGAATCGTGATTATTTAACCGGCTTATATAACCGTGGTACCTTTCATAAGAAAGTGTCACCATTAATAAAATCAAATAATAAATTCACGCCCTATTCAATTGTGTTATTAGACATCGACTTATTTAAACGCATTAATGACACTTACGGCCATATTGTGGGTGATAAAGTGATCAGCATTGTCGGAAAGATTATTTTGCAGCACACCCATATTATTTCTTCTCGCTATGGTGGCGAAGAATTTATTTTCTTTATTAGAGAGAATGATGAAGCGAAGGTAATGGCGTTTACTGACAAAATCCGACAACAAATTAATAACTACAATGCGTTACAAGCGAACATTACATTAAGCGCGGGGATAGCAACCATAAATAAGCCGGATGTATTGTTAGATGATGTTATAGAACAAGCAGATAAAGCGTTGTATTACTCGAAGAATACCGGGCGTAATAAAATCACACATTACAAAAACATTTAA
- a CDS encoding CvfB family protein, whose translation MIKIGQINKLEVTKTVDFGVFLDGGDYGSILLPSRFVPEGTDVGETLDVFIYLDSENEVVASTETPKAQVGQFGLMNVIGTNSIGAFVDWGIAKKDLLVPFSEQRGRLDEGQTILVYVYIDKASSRIVGTTRFNKWLDNTPANYEKGQQVDILIAERTDLGYKAVINGEHWGLIFHSDVFGKLFIGKQLKAFIAEMREDGKISLSLQRPGVARMDELSEKVIATLEKKEGFLPLSDKSTPEAIFAEFRTSKGTFKKTIGGLYKAGKITIEKDGIRLV comes from the coding sequence ATGATTAAAATTGGTCAAATCAACAAATTAGAAGTAACAAAAACGGTAGATTTTGGTGTCTTTTTAGATGGCGGAGATTACGGTTCGATTCTTCTTCCAAGTCGTTTTGTTCCAGAAGGCACAGATGTAGGCGAAACGCTTGATGTGTTTATTTATCTTGATTCAGAAAATGAAGTGGTCGCTTCAACAGAAACACCAAAAGCACAAGTTGGACAATTTGGTTTAATGAACGTGATTGGTACCAATAGTATTGGTGCATTTGTTGATTGGGGCATCGCTAAAAAAGATTTATTAGTGCCATTCAGTGAGCAACGTGGCCGCTTAGATGAAGGTCAAACCATCCTTGTTTACGTATACATCGATAAAGCATCTAGCCGTATTGTCGGTACTACTCGTTTTAACAAATGGTTAGATAATACGCCTGCTAATTATGAGAAAGGCCAACAGGTTGATATCTTAATTGCAGAACGCACTGATCTTGGCTACAAAGCCGTAATCAATGGCGAGCATTGGGGTTTGATTTTCCACTCTGATGTATTTGGTAAGCTTTTCATTGGTAAGCAACTAAAAGCCTTTATTGCAGAAATGCGTGAAGACGGTAAAATCTCATTATCTCTACAGCGCCCAGGTGTGGCTCGTATGGATGAGTTAAGTGAAAAAGTAATCGCAACACTAGAGAAAAAAGAAGGTTTCTTACCTCTAAGTGATAAGTCAACACCAGAAGCTATCTTTGCTGAGTTCAGAACAAGTAAAGGTACATTCAAGAAGACGATAGGCGGCCTATATAAAGCAGGTAAAATTACTATTGAAAAAGATGGTATTCGCTTAGTTTAA